From a region of the Desulfuromonas sp. KJ2020 genome:
- a CDS encoding bifunctional glycoside hydrolase 114/ polysaccharide deacetylase family protein codes for MLRIVLFLSLLLYAALAFAEPFTVAFYYADRPPVEELQAFDIAVVDPGAGLSPSEYRSNHSELFAYVSVGEAEPFRSYYAEMESAWLLADNPAWKTKVLDVANPEYQAFFLERIIDPLWAAGYRGFFLDTLDSYLLLNDDQRQKALQKGLITMVRGIKERYPEAQLILNRGFEILDEVRDVTLAVAAESLFRRFDPLTGIYGEVTEADRRWLLQRLNEVRRAGLPVIGIDYVPPGQRELARATAGQIQELGFIPWVTDKDLASLGVGAVEVIPRRILGLYDGSEGPDPVYSNLQRYAVMPLNHLGYQVELHDLRQPLPSGTLAGRYAGVVVWPNSDSSGGRQGLAPWLERIMAEGIKVVFLDRFGLPIPAMTRFGLDVLTPTGPAGEVRIAHRDPLVGYEIAPRPRSSSLMPVRVGLQDRSLLALKDDNGTLSDAVAITSWGGYALEPFVIRETVGDRAHWVIDPFAFFQQALRLPLVAAPDVTTENGVRMLLTHIDADGFESRVERPGTPLAATELRKRILERYRLPTTFSVITSTLGDRGDVSDEAAQWREEARRIFALPFIEAGSHTYSHPFYWQDSPEAKEGYTEKYLPIPGYSFNLETEIAGSIRFMEENLLPPGKTVKLLQWSGDCMPGAEALAAAYAAGVGNINGGNTTITESDRSLTSVAPLGVARDGYYQVFAPNQNENVYTNLWTGPFYGYRRVIETFRLTDSPRRLKPINIYYHIYSATKEASRQALEDVYDWALSQRPHAIYTSSYVDKVLDFNRTVVARQQGGWLIRNAGALRQLRLPKTAGYPDLAQSRHVLGWSDQGDSRYVHLGPGGEALLVLSAAPSRLPYLQSIGAEILAWDRHDRGIRLEVEAHLPTTATFVAPKGCRLREGTDQPPFSITAKGSLHTIDLPEGRHVLELLCP; via the coding sequence ATGCTGCGAATTGTACTGTTTCTGTCGCTGTTGCTTTATGCCGCCCTCGCCTTTGCCGAGCCGTTCACGGTGGCGTTCTACTACGCCGATAGGCCCCCGGTCGAGGAATTACAGGCTTTTGATATCGCCGTCGTCGACCCCGGCGCCGGTTTGTCTCCCTCAGAATATCGGTCCAATCACAGTGAACTTTTTGCCTACGTCAGTGTCGGTGAGGCGGAACCCTTCCGTTCCTATTATGCCGAGATGGAGTCCGCCTGGCTCCTGGCTGACAATCCGGCCTGGAAGACCAAGGTACTCGATGTTGCCAATCCCGAGTATCAGGCTTTTTTCCTAGAGCGGATCATCGATCCTCTATGGGCTGCCGGTTACCGTGGCTTTTTTTTAGACACTCTCGATTCCTACCTTCTCCTGAATGATGATCAACGTCAAAAGGCCTTGCAAAAGGGCCTTATCACCATGGTTCGTGGAATTAAAGAGCGTTACCCGGAGGCCCAGCTGATACTGAACCGCGGCTTTGAAATTCTGGATGAGGTCCGGGATGTGACCTTGGCCGTGGCTGCCGAATCTCTCTTTCGCCGCTTCGATCCCCTGACCGGTATTTACGGTGAAGTGACTGAGGCGGATCGGCGCTGGCTGCTGCAACGGTTGAACGAGGTTCGTCGGGCCGGACTCCCGGTCATCGGCATCGATTATGTGCCCCCGGGCCAAAGGGAGCTGGCTCGTGCCACCGCCGGTCAAATCCAGGAACTTGGTTTTATCCCCTGGGTGACGGACAAGGATCTGGCTTCTCTGGGGGTCGGTGCGGTGGAGGTGATACCACGACGCATCCTCGGCCTCTACGACGGCAGCGAGGGGCCGGATCCGGTTTACAGCAATCTGCAGCGCTACGCGGTGATGCCCTTAAACCACCTGGGCTATCAGGTCGAACTCCACGATCTGCGGCAGCCTCTGCCGTCAGGGACTCTGGCTGGGCGCTATGCGGGGGTCGTGGTCTGGCCCAATTCCGACAGTTCCGGTGGCAGGCAGGGCCTGGCTCCCTGGCTGGAGCGAATCATGGCGGAAGGAATCAAGGTGGTTTTTCTCGACCGCTTTGGTCTGCCGATTCCGGCCATGACCCGTTTCGGTCTGGACGTTCTGACGCCGACCGGTCCTGCTGGGGAGGTGCGGATAGCGCACCGCGATCCGTTGGTCGGCTATGAAATAGCGCCTCGCCCCCGGTCCTCCAGCCTTATGCCGGTTCGTGTCGGTTTGCAGGATCGTTCTCTGCTGGCTCTGAAAGACGACAACGGAACCCTGTCGGATGCCGTGGCCATCACCTCGTGGGGGGGCTACGCGCTGGAGCCCTTCGTCATCAGGGAGACGGTGGGCGATCGCGCGCACTGGGTCATTGATCCGTTTGCCTTTTTCCAGCAGGCCCTTCGCCTGCCCCTGGTGGCGGCTCCCGATGTCACCACAGAAAACGGGGTACGGATGCTGCTGACCCACATCGATGCCGATGGCTTTGAAAGCCGGGTAGAGCGTCCCGGCACCCCCCTGGCCGCTACCGAGTTACGGAAGCGTATTCTGGAGCGGTATCGTCTGCCGACCACTTTTTCCGTCATCACCAGCACCCTGGGGGATCGTGGTGACGTCTCCGATGAGGCGGCCCAATGGCGAGAAGAGGCTCGCCGGATCTTTGCTCTCCCCTTCATCGAGGCAGGCAGTCACACCTATTCACACCCCTTTTACTGGCAAGACTCTCCCGAGGCCAAGGAAGGCTATACGGAGAAATACCTGCCCATTCCCGGCTATTCCTTCAACCTGGAAACGGAGATTGCCGGCTCCATCCGGTTTATGGAGGAAAATCTGCTGCCGCCCGGGAAAACCGTCAAGCTTCTGCAGTGGTCCGGCGACTGCATGCCGGGCGCCGAGGCCCTGGCCGCGGCCTATGCCGCCGGCGTCGGCAATATCAACGGTGGCAACACCACCATCACCGAATCGGACCGCAGCCTGACCTCCGTCGCGCCCCTGGGCGTGGCCCGTGACGGCTATTACCAGGTCTTTGCTCCCAATCAAAATGAGAACGTCTATACCAATTTGTGGACCGGCCCCTTTTACGGCTACCGGCGCGTCATTGAAACCTTCCGCCTCACCGACTCCCCCCGGCGGCTTAAGCCCATCAATATCTATTACCATATCTATTCCGCCACCAAAGAGGCCTCCCGCCAGGCCTTGGAAGATGTCTATGACTGGGCCCTGTCGCAGCGTCCCCATGCCATTTATACCTCGTCCTATGTAGACAAGGTGCTGGATTTCAACCGCACGGTGGTCGCTCGCCAGCAAGGCGGCTGGCTCATTCGCAATGCCGGTGCATTACGGCAGCTGCGTCTGCCCAAGACTGCCGGTTATCCGGATCTGGCCCAAAGCCGCCATGTCCTGGGGTGGTCCGACCAAGGAGATAGCCGCTACGTCCATCTCGGTCCCGGGGGGGAGGCCTTGCTGGTGCTTTCGGCCGCTCCATCCCGCCTGCCGTATCTGCAATCGATAGGGGCGGAAATTCTGGCCTGGGACCGTCATGACAGGGGCATCCGCCTTGAGGTCGAGGCCCATCTGCCGACTACCGCGACCTTTGTCGCGCCCAAAGGGTGCCGCTTGAGAGAGGGGACCGACCAGCCGCCTTTTTCGATCACGGCCAAGGGATCCTTGCATACCATTGACCTGCCGGAGGGTAGACATGTTCTTGAACTTCTCTGCCCTTGA
- a CDS encoding tetratricopeptide repeat protein produces MFLNFSALENPSRRERFSRPLAVIGTAVAFMGVLALFYPEQELLNLVRQDNTKGPATRVYLQALLRTRPQDHDLRLRLAAQYMDMEQYRQALRVLDAAVGEVSAAERARYAELLVTSLERLFALDQAEVWRQRLVALGRNVDVTDPTEPDAYRRRAQQVFNQMSTATSLEQRRTLFFRALRILQEGNLLLEALAAADAHIGRLAGDRETLIFLTRLALSANRPDLAQIYIRQALGLSTQGGNP; encoded by the coding sequence ATGTTCTTGAACTTCTCTGCCCTTGAAAATCCTTCACGGCGGGAGCGCTTTTCCCGGCCGCTCGCCGTTATTGGCACGGCTGTCGCTTTTATGGGGGTGCTGGCGCTCTTCTACCCGGAGCAGGAACTGTTGAACCTGGTGCGGCAGGACAACACCAAAGGTCCGGCCACCCGGGTTTATCTGCAGGCGCTGTTGCGGACACGACCGCAGGATCATGACCTCCGCCTGCGGCTGGCGGCCCAATATATGGATATGGAACAGTATCGTCAGGCCCTGCGGGTGCTGGACGCTGCGGTCGGAGAAGTCTCCGCCGCCGAGCGCGCACGCTATGCCGAGCTGCTCGTGACCAGCCTCGAACGTCTCTTCGCCCTGGACCAGGCCGAAGTCTGGCGTCAGCGATTGGTGGCGCTGGGGCGAAACGTCGATGTCACCGATCCGACAGAACCAGATGCTTATCGCCGTCGCGCCCAACAGGTTTTTAACCAGATGAGCACCGCCACCAGTCTGGAGCAGCGACGCACCCTGTTTTTCAGGGCGCTGAGGATTTTGCAGGAGGGCAACCTTCTGCTGGAGGCACTGGCGGCCGCCGATGCCCATATCGGTCGACTTGCCGGCGACCGCGAGACGCTGATCTTCCTCACCCGGCTGGCCCTGTCCGCCAATCGGCCAGACCTGGCTCAAATCTATATCCGCCAGGCTCTTGGCCTGTCGACCCAGGGAGGGAACCCATGA
- a CDS encoding tetratricopeptide repeat protein, whose protein sequence is MRWLAVLTLGGLLVISTLFAGEGRAEDGITAPYDQELYELSYEVFLANSKPDEALGVAERALARQPRHRGWLRRAAQAADWSNAPEKALRYWFALAPRDEAATSRATQLARSLNDLPRLKVLIGYQLDRHDDPALLLEYIRLAEETGRPDEALRRLQRPAASWPQTLVLEQQFRLLDHSGYPLEALAVLDKLAALRPLTAAEALRGAGLWAGVGQPEQAWELLQRTAPHVDFLENFFWEGVSDLGWGLGHEDTAGNASKILVDNGVGRFQDYQRLVELWREENPEAGYETALAGWQRHRHPYLLLVALDTGISLGRWEQLERTLNGLSPEERASVEELAIYWQYRAQIARQQGDIESARRYSLEALRREPANEAIMASHLWLLLDLGAVGEATRLADEWGTSAESSSFLQETLGAVYLAAGEPLRALDFYGAALARQRDNPFWLASYADVLEQAGYHRASTQARLTAMRILHRQGEQPWNVAEQKERERLLAQLGLLMKPGDAHDALMRHLVEDRHAADRDLVTGWLLSRGWPDQARLWFLRAYVRSTKKPGWAELELALQNNDRPAMASLLSRTPEGLPVPAAVEANRRLGQLPQAETLAFEHFQRHEQDSLFDAQVRDMFDARRSEVSYGLSILEQDGAVFVENRLAAAARVKERWTALAEAFRIEQPAAEAGKLANPPDAATGFRLGTSRRHRDGKWTLLGGRTDAVYAFWTLAFSAEQTVSSRLTLNVNLALGTQAEENVPLRVGGLKDEATLEAFWSLASRTGLGGRLSLLSLRDQDRRSLAEGSGVDIELTHRLAVAWPDLGLRLFGGYHDYGRAGLPQGRTLALVPVGADPGSFFVPESYAQFGAGLFFGQDWKLSYTRDWKTFGAADSRWNSVSGMGYRYELGAVGPLFGLDALQIDFSQDSGSFGRSDVTTQFMLSYRLYF, encoded by the coding sequence ATGAGATGGCTCGCGGTTCTGACTCTGGGCGGCCTGCTGGTTATCTCAACCCTCTTTGCCGGGGAAGGACGGGCCGAGGACGGGATCACCGCCCCCTATGACCAGGAACTGTATGAGCTGAGCTACGAGGTTTTTCTGGCCAACAGCAAACCGGACGAGGCCCTCGGGGTGGCGGAAAGGGCTCTGGCCCGGCAGCCGCGCCACCGGGGTTGGCTGCGGCGGGCGGCTCAGGCGGCCGACTGGTCCAATGCGCCGGAAAAGGCGCTTCGCTACTGGTTTGCCCTGGCTCCTCGCGATGAGGCCGCCACCTCCCGTGCCACCCAGCTTGCCCGCAGCCTGAACGATCTGCCCCGTCTCAAGGTGCTGATCGGTTATCAGCTCGACCGCCACGACGATCCTGCTCTCCTGCTGGAGTACATTCGTCTGGCGGAGGAAACCGGCCGGCCGGATGAAGCCCTTCGCCGGCTGCAAAGACCGGCCGCAAGCTGGCCCCAGACCCTTGTTCTGGAACAGCAATTCCGCCTGCTGGATCATAGCGGCTATCCCCTTGAAGCGCTGGCGGTCCTGGACAAACTTGCCGCTTTGCGCCCCTTGACTGCCGCTGAAGCCTTACGGGGGGCCGGTCTTTGGGCAGGTGTAGGTCAGCCCGAGCAGGCCTGGGAACTGCTGCAACGAACCGCACCCCATGTAGATTTTCTGGAAAACTTCTTCTGGGAAGGCGTCAGTGATCTGGGTTGGGGGCTAGGTCATGAGGATACGGCCGGCAACGCCTCGAAAATACTGGTAGACAATGGGGTCGGGCGGTTTCAGGATTATCAGCGTCTGGTCGAACTGTGGCGGGAAGAAAATCCCGAAGCCGGTTACGAGACGGCCCTGGCAGGCTGGCAGAGGCACCGTCATCCCTATCTTCTGCTGGTGGCTCTGGATACCGGCATCTCCCTGGGTCGGTGGGAGCAGCTTGAGCGCACCCTCAATGGTCTCTCTCCGGAAGAGCGTGCTTCGGTGGAAGAACTGGCCATCTATTGGCAATATCGCGCCCAGATTGCCCGCCAGCAAGGCGACATAGAGAGCGCTCGGCGCTACAGTCTGGAAGCCCTGCGCCGTGAGCCCGCCAACGAAGCCATTATGGCTTCTCATCTCTGGCTCCTTCTTGACTTAGGAGCGGTAGGCGAGGCGACGCGCCTGGCCGATGAATGGGGTACCTCCGCTGAATCCTCCTCCTTTCTGCAGGAGACCCTGGGCGCCGTTTATCTGGCGGCGGGCGAACCGCTGCGAGCCCTCGATTTTTATGGCGCGGCGCTGGCTCGCCAGCGCGACAACCCCTTCTGGCTGGCTTCCTACGCCGATGTGCTGGAACAGGCCGGATACCATAGAGCATCCACCCAGGCCAGGCTGACGGCCATGCGCATCCTGCACCGTCAGGGGGAACAGCCCTGGAACGTCGCCGAGCAGAAAGAGCGTGAGCGGTTGCTCGCCCAGCTGGGTTTGCTGATGAAGCCCGGGGATGCCCATGACGCGCTGATGCGTCACCTGGTCGAGGACCGCCATGCGGCCGACCGCGATCTGGTGACCGGCTGGCTTCTGTCCCGGGGCTGGCCTGATCAGGCGCGGCTGTGGTTCCTGCGGGCCTATGTTCGTTCCACGAAAAAACCCGGCTGGGCCGAACTGGAACTCGCCCTGCAGAACAACGATCGTCCCGCCATGGCCAGCCTGTTGTCGCGGACGCCGGAAGGACTTCCGGTGCCAGCGGCTGTGGAGGCCAACCGTCGTCTCGGCCAGTTGCCGCAGGCGGAGACGCTGGCGTTCGAACACTTCCAACGGCATGAGCAGGATTCTCTCTTCGATGCCCAGGTGCGGGATATGTTCGATGCCCGTCGCTCTGAGGTCTCCTACGGTCTGAGTATTCTTGAGCAGGATGGCGCCGTTTTTGTGGAAAATCGCCTGGCGGCTGCCGCGCGTGTCAAGGAACGCTGGACCGCCCTGGCAGAGGCCTTCCGGATTGAACAGCCCGCCGCCGAAGCCGGCAAACTGGCTAATCCCCCGGATGCGGCAACAGGCTTTCGGCTGGGGACTTCGCGCCGCCACCGGGATGGAAAATGGACCCTGCTCGGCGGGCGGACCGACGCAGTCTATGCTTTCTGGACCCTGGCCTTTTCCGCCGAACAGACGGTCTCTTCCCGTCTGACCCTGAATGTGAACCTGGCCCTCGGGACACAGGCCGAAGAGAATGTTCCCTTACGGGTCGGGGGGCTTAAAGACGAGGCGACGCTGGAAGCCTTTTGGAGCCTGGCTTCGCGTACTGGCCTGGGCGGGCGTCTTAGCCTGCTGTCTCTTCGCGATCAGGATCGACGGTCCCTGGCGGAAGGGTCCGGGGTGGATATCGAGTTGACCCATCGTCTGGCCGTAGCCTGGCCTGACCTGGGTCTGCGCCTGTTCGGAGGCTACCACGACTACGGCCGCGCCGGTCTGCCCCAGGGCCGCACCCTTGCCCTGGTTCCAGTGGGGGCAGACCCCGGGAGCTTTTTCGTACCGGAAAGTTATGCTCAGTTCGGCGCCGGTCTCTTCTTCGGCCAGGACTGGAAGTTGTCCTATACAAGGGACTGGAAGACCTTTGGCGCGGCAGATAGCCGTTGGAACAGCGTGTCAGGAATGGGCTATCGCTATGAACTGGGCGCGGTCGGCCCCCTGTTCGGTCTCGATGCCCTGCAGATTGATTTCTCACAGGATAGCGGCTCCTTTGGGCGCAGCGATGTGACGACGCAGTTCATGTTGAGTTATCGGTTGTATTTTTAA
- a CDS encoding penicillin-binding protein activator LpoB, whose product MKRLMFLVIMMAMLAAGCTTIHQSARGTVPLEAEWVVLPFINNTETPYAAERAEAITTALLYAKGVQRLTPVPADVLKDDLLLPARGEKNLQAALQWAQNRGAAYAVSGTVTEWRYKVGLDGEPVAGVTLQVLALPGGEVVWSGSASKSGWSRASVSAVGQQILEKLISSIEVR is encoded by the coding sequence ATGAAGAGACTCATGTTTCTGGTTATCATGATGGCGATGCTGGCCGCCGGCTGCACCACTATTCACCAGTCAGCCCGAGGAACCGTTCCTCTGGAGGCGGAATGGGTGGTGCTGCCCTTTATCAACAACACCGAGACACCTTATGCGGCTGAACGGGCCGAAGCTATCACCACGGCGTTGCTCTACGCCAAGGGTGTGCAGCGCTTGACGCCCGTACCGGCGGATGTCCTCAAGGACGACCTGCTTCTGCCTGCCCGTGGAGAAAAGAACCTGCAGGCGGCTTTGCAGTGGGCCCAGAATCGGGGTGCTGCCTATGCCGTTTCCGGCACGGTCACCGAATGGCGCTACAAGGTCGGTCTCGATGGCGAGCCGGTCGCCGGCGTGACTCTGCAGGTCCTGGCCTTGCCTGGCGGGGAGGTCGTCTGGTCGGGTAGCGCCAGCAAAAGCGGCTGGAGCCGGGCTTCGGTCAGCGCCGTGGGCCAACAGATACTGGAGAAACTCATTTCATCCATTGAGGTTCGCTGA
- a CDS encoding PelD GGDEF domain-containing protein gives MRWFPERGSQLTASAWVESLVIVLVVLGLGFFLRPQDPFFFQADFPWLWFAPLLVALRYGMAPAMMSIVLLAAAWLLARWAGHVAGDFPLLPIAGGALLTLVSAQFSTVWNQRLRRAKQVASHAEERFEQLSRAYFMVRQSHDRLEQNLISKPVTLRQAMMDLRQLLSRTGGGLQRETATELLGILSTYCSLESAAIHEVVNEKVTAEPLAFCGRGGLFVEDDQLLKAAMESGNMAYQAANRLRREERSHYLVTAPVRSSSGNLYGMLTVTEMPFMELHRETLQVLAVLIAYVADHAEAVSAAKPILDVYPDCSGPFAAELLKMVRLHRELGVPSTLVRVSIPTMPQLENICTVLKDQQRGLDHTWQRHTPAGVQFITLMPFAGMGAAEGYRTRISEILVRRFRFSLQDEPASFHSVIIADAEPLTQLEDLLEEVKV, from the coding sequence ATGCGCTGGTTTCCCGAACGGGGTTCACAGTTGACGGCTTCGGCCTGGGTGGAGAGCCTGGTCATCGTGCTCGTCGTTCTGGGGCTGGGGTTTTTTCTCCGTCCGCAGGATCCCTTCTTTTTTCAGGCGGACTTCCCCTGGCTCTGGTTCGCTCCTCTTCTGGTGGCTCTGCGCTACGGCATGGCGCCGGCGATGATGTCGATAGTCCTGTTGGCAGCGGCTTGGCTGCTTGCACGCTGGGCTGGGCATGTCGCTGGCGACTTTCCGTTACTTCCCATAGCTGGCGGAGCTCTGTTGACCCTGGTGAGCGCCCAGTTCAGTACCGTCTGGAACCAGAGGCTGCGGCGGGCCAAACAGGTGGCCAGCCACGCCGAGGAGCGCTTTGAGCAGCTTTCCCGCGCTTATTTTATGGTGCGTCAATCCCATGATCGACTGGAGCAGAACCTGATCAGCAAGCCGGTCACCTTGCGTCAGGCCATGATGGACCTGCGGCAGTTGCTGAGCCGAACAGGCGGTGGCCTACAACGGGAAACGGCTACTGAGCTTCTGGGCATTTTGTCTACCTACTGTTCGCTCGAAAGTGCCGCTATTCACGAAGTGGTCAACGAAAAGGTCACGGCTGAACCCCTGGCTTTTTGCGGCCGAGGGGGACTTTTCGTGGAGGACGACCAATTACTCAAGGCCGCCATGGAATCGGGTAATATGGCCTACCAGGCTGCGAACCGCCTTCGCCGTGAAGAGCGCAGTCACTACCTGGTCACCGCACCTGTACGCAGTAGTTCAGGTAACCTCTACGGCATGCTGACGGTTACCGAGATGCCTTTTATGGAACTGCACCGGGAAACTCTTCAGGTTCTCGCCGTGCTGATTGCTTACGTAGCTGATCATGCCGAAGCTGTAAGCGCAGCCAAACCCATACTCGATGTTTACCCGGATTGTTCCGGGCCCTTCGCGGCCGAACTACTCAAGATGGTGCGCCTGCACCGTGAATTGGGGGTGCCCAGTACTTTGGTCAGAGTATCCATTCCCACGATGCCTCAGCTTGAAAATATCTGCACGGTGCTCAAGGATCAGCAGCGGGGACTGGATCACACCTGGCAGCGCCATACCCCCGCAGGAGTCCAGTTCATTACCCTCATGCCCTTTGCGGGAATGGGCGCCGCCGAGGGGTACCGGACCCGGATCAGTGAAATCCTGGTACGGCGATTTCGGTTTTCCCTGCAGGACGAACCAGCGTCTTTCCATTCCGTCATTATCGCCGACGCCGAACCGCTCACGCAATTGGAGGATCTTCTCGAGGAGGTCAAGGTATGA
- a CDS encoding lipopolysaccharide assembly protein LapB produces MSWSHLLLYALLSQAAAVLALFSPYPPEIQLWLFVAAHLIASLLLSALLLAVMPHRFVRRRSWVLLLFFTISFFIPVLGGLGLVGDMIYFRVTRKAANRPEYHSLKLPPFLQEGSLIAQGMGEGGAWSRLRTLDLPRPQRLKALLAVSAVGGRKINQLLRLATGDTDDEIRLLAFNLFDRQEKVISQTISDNLGKLRTATNPLQKAEVCRTLALSYWEMVYNDLAQAELQNFFVEQSLQYARQACELGGEEPAMSLLIGRIYLRRGQVEEAEKMIRKALALGALPARTLPYLAEIAYSRRDFQALSEYLRQEPSLRHKPGIGPVAQFWGDSSWQE; encoded by the coding sequence ATGAGCTGGAGCCATCTGCTCCTCTATGCCCTGTTGAGTCAAGCGGCGGCAGTGCTGGCGCTCTTCAGCCCCTATCCTCCTGAAATACAGCTTTGGCTCTTTGTTGCCGCTCACCTGATCGCCTCCCTGCTGCTTTCCGCTCTGCTGCTGGCGGTTATGCCCCACCGTTTTGTCAGGCGGCGCAGTTGGGTTCTGCTGCTTTTTTTCACGATTTCCTTCTTTATCCCGGTCTTGGGCGGGCTGGGGCTTGTCGGGGATATGATTTATTTCCGGGTGACCCGCAAGGCGGCCAATCGACCTGAGTATCACAGTCTGAAACTTCCACCCTTCTTGCAGGAAGGCTCTCTCATCGCGCAGGGCATGGGAGAGGGAGGAGCCTGGTCCCGACTGCGCACCCTCGATTTACCACGCCCTCAGCGGTTAAAGGCCCTGCTGGCCGTGAGTGCGGTAGGCGGCCGGAAAATCAACCAGCTGCTTCGTCTTGCGACCGGGGATACGGATGACGAGATCCGCCTGCTGGCCTTCAATCTTTTTGACCGGCAGGAAAAAGTCATCAGTCAGACCATCAGCGATAACCTCGGGAAGCTGAGGACGGCGACGAATCCGCTGCAAAAGGCGGAAGTCTGCCGCACTCTGGCCCTCTCCTACTGGGAGATGGTCTACAATGACCTTGCCCAGGCTGAATTGCAGAATTTTTTCGTCGAGCAGTCGTTGCAGTACGCCCGCCAGGCCTGTGAACTGGGGGGGGAGGAACCAGCCATGAGTCTGCTGATCGGCCGCATTTACCTGCGGCGGGGTCAGGTTGAAGAGGCTGAGAAGATGATCCGGAAAGCGTTGGCTCTTGGTGCACTTCCGGCCCGAACGCTGCCTTATCTGGCCGAAATAGCTTACTCTCGGCGTGATTTTCAGGCCCTGTCGGAGTATCTGCGGCAGGAGCCGTCATTGAGACACAAGCCCGGAATCGGGCCCGTTGCGCAGTTTTGGGGGGATTCATCGTGGCAAGAGTAA
- the pelF gene encoding GT4 family glycosyltransferase PelF, with protein MARVRFPRAAEVDIMLLLEGTFPFVSGGVSSWVNQMIRGFPQWRFGAVFLGSRREDYEDFKYELPDNLIHLEEHYLHGDKLKPVVTPCRGDAQGFEVIRELHEWFLNPQQGSLPEGMKNLAFYRDSRHGVDFFQFLHAERSWDFIAEKYRTRCTDPSFVDYFWTVRNMHMPVWQLAEIAANLIPARLYHTVSTGYAGFLGALLHHATGRKLLLSEHGIYTKERRIDILHNEWILDRRNPLQKDLTEVSYYRELWIRFFETLGRFCYDAAGTTISLFEGARQREIADGATAERTRVIPNGIELSHFSPLRRLRPMAPPPIIALLGRVVPIKDVKTFIRSLRILSARLPEVQGWIVGPTDEAPHYVEECRRLAESLAVDDRVHFKGFMDPRELFPQIGLLALTSISEGLPLVALEGYAAGIPLVATDVGSCRQLVEGLGVEDEALGHAGAVVPINNPQAVAEACLGLLCDPGAWQRAQAAAVARVERFYTQERMFTEYRQLYEEGLAPWQA; from the coding sequence GTGGCAAGAGTAAGATTTCCCAGGGCCGCCGAGGTCGACATCATGCTGCTGTTGGAGGGGACCTTTCCCTTCGTCAGCGGCGGCGTCTCCAGTTGGGTGAACCAGATGATACGCGGATTCCCACAATGGCGCTTCGGTGCGGTCTTCCTTGGCAGCCGGCGGGAAGATTACGAAGATTTCAAATACGAACTGCCGGACAACCTGATCCACCTTGAAGAGCATTATCTCCACGGTGACAAGCTTAAGCCCGTTGTCACACCCTGTCGTGGAGATGCTCAGGGTTTCGAGGTTATTCGAGAACTGCACGAGTGGTTTCTCAACCCTCAACAAGGCTCCCTGCCGGAGGGGATGAAAAACCTGGCCTTTTATCGCGATTCTCGGCACGGCGTCGATTTCTTCCAGTTTCTCCATGCGGAAAGATCCTGGGATTTTATCGCCGAAAAGTATCGGACACGCTGCACCGACCCTTCCTTTGTCGATTATTTCTGGACCGTCCGCAATATGCACATGCCCGTATGGCAACTGGCGGAGATCGCCGCCAATTTGATTCCAGCCCGCCTTTACCACACGGTCTCCACGGGTTATGCCGGTTTTCTTGGTGCCCTTCTCCATCATGCGACCGGGCGCAAACTGCTGCTGTCGGAGCATGGCATCTATACCAAGGAGCGGCGCATCGACATTCTGCACAACGAGTGGATTCTGGATCGCCGCAACCCCCTGCAGAAAGACCTGACCGAGGTCAGTTACTACCGGGAGCTGTGGATCCGCTTTTTCGAGACACTGGGCCGATTCTGCTACGATGCGGCCGGCACGACGATCTCTCTCTTTGAAGGGGCACGCCAGCGGGAGATTGCCGATGGCGCGACGGCAGAGCGCACCCGGGTGATCCCCAACGGTATCGAGCTGTCGCACTTTTCTCCCTTGCGCCGACTGCGGCCCATGGCCCCGCCGCCCATCATCGCTCTGCTCGGTCGCGTTGTGCCCATCAAGGACGTCAAGACCTTCATTCGAAGCCTCCGCATTTTGTCTGCCCGCCTTCCCGAGGTGCAGGGGTGGATTGTCGGACCGACGGACGAGGCGCCCCACTATGTGGAGGAGTGCCGCCGCTTGGCCGAGAGCCTCGCGGTGGACGACCGGGTTCATTTTAAGGGATTCATGGACCCGCGAGAGCTTTTCCCCCAGATCGGCCTGCTGGCCTTGACCTCCATCAGCGAGGGCTTGCCCCTGGTGGCTCTGGAGGGCTATGCTGCCGGCATCCCGCTGGTGGCTACCGATGTCGGCTCCTGTCGCCAGTTGGTGGAAGGATTGGGCGTGGAGGACGAAGCCCTGGGACACGCCGGAGCGGTGGTCCCCATCAACAATCCCCAAGCCGTGGCCGAGGCCTGCCTGGGGCTGCTGTGCGATCCGGGCGCCTGGCAGAGGGCGCAGGCAGCGGCCGTGGCCAGGGTGGAGCGTTTCTACACTCAGGAGAGGATGTTCACCGAATATCGGCAACTTTACGAGGAAGGACTGGCACCATGGCAGGCATAG